A genomic window from Salvia splendens isolate huo1 chromosome 11, SspV2, whole genome shotgun sequence includes:
- the LOC121754405 gene encoding uncharacterized protein LOC121754405 — protein sequence MAVDVCSEFSTPILSPRISFSHDLNDLDSVPVESHNNLQLNPTIDFDFYIAQNLQLSSADELFADGKILPLPVRIKSTAPPTQIAPNFSKNDKNSNKKRLVEFLEEEGKPIAKSFWQFRRSSSVNCDHRGGLLRSLQFLTRSNSTGSVPNPKPSVLAKVMQKQNSLREAPINRRSSPAPGLNNQFYHYNKPSLGKSSSRSYNNGVRITPVLNIAPNYTVSLFGIGSLFSGKKSKKKRK from the coding sequence ATGGCGGTCGATGTCTGCTCCGAATTCTCCACTCCGATTCTCAGCCCTAGGATCTCCTTCTCTCACGACCTCAACGATTTGGACTCCGTCCCCGTCGAATCGCACAACAATCTGCAATTGAATCCAACAATCGACTTCGATTTCTACAtcgcccaaaacctccaactCTCCTCCGCTGACGAGCTCTTCGCCGACGGCAAAATCCTCCCCCTCCCCGTCCGGATCAAATCCACCGCTCCGCCAACGCAAATCGCCCCCAATTTTAGCAAAAACGACAAAAATTCGAACAAGAAGCGGCTCGTCGAGTTCCTCGAGGAAGAGGGGAAACCAATCGCCAAATCGTTCTGGCAATTCCGCCGCAGCAGCAGCGTCAACTGCGATCATCGTGGCGGCCTGCTGCGATCGCTGCAGTTTCTGACTCGGAGCAACTCCACGGGATCCGTCCCCAATCCGAAGCCCTCGGTGTTGGCCAAAGTGATGCAGAAGCAGAATTCGCTGCGGGAAGCGCCGATTAATCGGCGAAGCTCTCCGGCGCCGGGGCTTAATAATCAATTCTACCATTACAATAAGCCGTCGCTGGGGAAGAGCAGCAGCAGATCGTACAACAATGGAGTTCGGATTACTCCAGTTTTGAACATTGCCCCAAATTATACTGTGAGTTTATTCGGAATCGGCTCTCTGTTTTCCGGTAAAAAatcaaagaagaagagaaaatga